From Haliotis asinina isolate JCU_RB_2024 chromosome 8, JCU_Hal_asi_v2, whole genome shotgun sequence, a single genomic window includes:
- the LOC137294195 gene encoding ATP-binding cassette sub-family G member 5-like: MDNTTLQDASSLLRSPTVSPLPTSSDTVPPVLNIKDVTYTVREWEGPWWKGACFRKRRKKTVLNNITMSLKGGRIAALIGSSGSGKTSLLDVIACRGEGQLTGQVYFRNKPCKPEVMKRHASYVMQADTLLPNLTVKETLIYTAFLKLPGTMTKRGVESKVQEVIEQMGLRHVADSRIGGQVTRGVSGGEKRRVTIAIQLLQDPEILLLDEPTSGLDSYTSRYLVMNLAELAHREGKIVLLSIHQPRSDIFKLLDEIAILTQGHLAYCGTTSGLVPYFTDAGYPCPRYANPLDVYIDVSSVDRRNSRLESVSQKRVDKIIEAYRDSSLYSGIRSGINESLAQLPPVYRDSVRRGPPWLRVIKTLVSRMTVNLSRDKQGFLNRIVLMPAFVVFIAVFLGRLKNNQESIQDRAGLLYQTVSVPTHVAILNIVPLFPSIREVFYRECRDGLYSTATFLAAYTIHMLPFSILASVIFSSFLYWTVGMSDDPDKFGMYVAVVSLLYFAGEFLTVANMGVFMDSQLVNNSTSLMFTASAVLSSGFMRAVPNMPEIFRYISYGMIHKYGSEIVAANEFRNLTLTCDQNTKFVPCVFTKGIDYLSLTFPDVIDHIDRNFGVLTGFSLSFIVLTYVAFKVRGIPNLH, from the exons ATGGACAACACCACACTGCAAGATGCGTCCTCGCTCCTCAGGTCCCCCACAGTCAGCCCACTACCCACTTCCAGTGACACGGTTCCTCCGGTTCTCAACATAAAGGATGTGACCTACACGGTACGGGAATGGGAAGGTCCCTGGTGGAAAGGGGCATGCTTCAGGAAAAGACGAAAGAAGACGGTACTCAACAATATAACCATGTCCCTGAAGGGAGGGCGAATAGCAGCACTGATAGGGAGCTCTG GATCAGGCAAGACATCGTTATTGGATGTGATAGCTTGTAGAGGTGAAGGTCAGCTCACTGGCCAGGTGTACTTCCGGAACAAGCCATGTAAACCGGAAGTAATGAAGCGACATGCTAGTTACGTAATGCAGGCCGATACACTGCTTCCAAACCTCACAGTCAAGGAGACACTCATATACACTGCATTCCTTAAGCTTCCTGGGACTATGACCAAGAGAGGCGTGGAATCAAAG GTACAGGAAGTGATTGAACAGATGGGACTCCGCCATGTTGCAGACAGTCGTATCGGTGGTCAAGTGACCAGGGGTGTTTCAGGAGGAGAGAAGCGACGAGTTACCATAGCAATACAGCTTCTTCAGGATCCAG AAATTCTACTTCTTGACGAACCCACCTCTGGCCTGGACAGCTACACGTCCCGTTACCTAGTGATGAACTTGGCGGAACTTGCTCACAGAGAGGGCAAGATCGTACTTCTGTCCATACACCAGCCTCGTTCTGATATCTTCAAACTTTTGGACGAAATAGCCATATTAACGCAGGGTCACCTGGCATATTGTGGGACAACGAGTGGATTAGTGCCGTATTTCACTGACGCTGGATACCCATGTCCCCGGTATGCCAACCCCTTGGATGTATATA TCGATGTGTCCAGTGTAGACAGGAGAAACAGTAGACTTGAAAGTGTGTCACAGAAGAGAGTTGACAAAATAATAGAAGCTTACAGAGACTCTTCACTGTACAGTGGCATTAGGTCCGGCATCAATGAGTCCCTAGCTCAGTTACCTCCTGTGTATAGAGACAGTGTGAGGCGTGGACCTCCATGGCTGAGAGTTATTAAAACCCTTGTCAG CCGGATGACGGTGAACCTGTCACGTGACAAACAGGGCTTTTTGAACCGGATAGTGTTGATGCCAGCATTTGTGGTGTTCATAGCTGTGTTCCTTGGTCGCCTGAAGAACAACCAGGAGAGTATCCAGGACCGTGCTGGACTCTTGTACCAGACAGTGTCAGTGCCAACACACGTGGCCATCCTCAACATTGTCCCTCTGT TTCCCAGCATTCGTGAGGTGTTCTACAGAGAATGCCGTGACGGCCTGTACTCCACCGCGACGTTCCTAGCTGCCTACACCATCCATATGTTGCCATTCTCCATCCTTGCCAGCGTCATCTTCAGCAGCTTCTTGTACTG GACAGTCGGCATGTCGGATGACCCTGACAAGTTCGGGATGTACGTGGCCGTGGTGAGTCTGCTGTACTTCGCTGGAGAGTTCCTCACAGTGGCAAACATGGGTGTCTTCATGGACTCGCAACTCGTCAACAACTCGACCAGTCTCATGTTCACTGCCTCTGCTGTTCTGTCCTCAGGCTTTATGAG GGCCGTTCCCAACATGCCTGAGATCTTCAGGTACATCAGTTACGGAATGATTCATAAGTACGGCAGCGAGATCGTCGCGGCCAATGAATTCAGAAACCTGACCTTA
- the LOC137294194 gene encoding ATP-binding cassette sub-family G member 8-like — protein sequence MVDIDKVFTVDLNYNKHAPVDVRVEDLSYTVSDRPVKIWQRLAALQMPWEWLEEPQTKLVLRNISFAVKNGKMLAIMGSSGSGKTSLLDVIACRTMTGEVTGEVYLNGVARTRTMLDACSAYVRQDDRLLGNLTVRETLMFVAQLKLPTNMKQIEMEDRVKNVMSELGLSHVADTRVGNSEIRGVSGGERRRISIGIQLLVDPSILFLDEPTSGLDSFTAHHLVNTLSNLAKNDRTVLLSIHQPRSDIFELFDMVLLLSRGQVVYFGEAKKMVDYFTDLGFPCPELTNPCDHYMDLATVDTTTDNTENRTSDISDSLVAAYARHAASASLEDISADSNTKKSGFDPIDAAFKTNNYNPGQLKQFSVLFNRSMRNIVEDYALLLIQFLQALSMSLILGFVFFELKRDQLSLRDHFGLLYMISVMYPYMIVLDVIGQCHKERRYLYFELQDKLYSVGAYYFAKLLSELPFHTFYVTVYTIPMYFLADLEQDPWIFLKVFAIVFISVYCSRSLAMFSASLMPTFQISGFFAQSFFSIFIMSAGFFINLDNILFWLRWVADVSYLRWGFEGLCLVVVSPLNFTCDGIPEAFCVQTGEEAMSMYAFRDEQVWEAVVGIGGSIFVFLSLYFVGLKYIPQKPHEA from the exons ATGGTGGACATCGATAAAGTATTCACCGTTGACCTCAACTACAACAAACATGCTCCCGTAGATGTCCGAGTGGAAGACCTGTCCTACACCGTCAGTGACAGACCAGTCAAAATATGGCAGAGGCTGGCGGCACTACAGATGCCCTGGGAATGGTTAGAGGAACCACAGACCAAACTGGTGCTCAGAAACATCTCTTTTGCAGTCAAGAACGGCAAGATGTTGGCCATCATGGGAAGCTCAG GAAGCGGAAAGACGTCACTGCTTGACGTGATTGCGTGCAGGACGATGACAGGGGAGGTAACCGGTGAGGTGTACCTCAACGGTGTTGCACGAACCAGGACTATGCTGGACGCCTGTTCAGCCTATGTGCGACAGGACGACCGACTGCTGGGAAACCTGACTGTGAGAGAGACACTTATGTTTGTTGCACAGCTGAAACTTCCAACCAATATGAAACAGATTGAGATGGAAGACAGG GTAAAGAATGTGATGTCAGAGTTGGGTCTGTCACATGTTGCTGATACAAGGGTGGGAAACTCAGAGATAAGGGGTGTGTCAGGTGGGGAGAGAAGGAGGATCAGCATCGGCATTCAACTTCTGGTAGATCCAA GTATACTTTTTCTGGACGAGCCAACATCAGGATTAGATTCCTTCACAGCTCACCATCTCGTGAATACTTTGTCAAACCTCGCAAAAAATGACAGAACTGTCCTTCTGTCCATACACCAGCCACG GTCTGACATATTCGAGTTGTTTGACATGGTGCTGCTGCTGTCTCGAGGTCAGGTCGTGTACTTCGGGGAGGCAAAGAAGATGGTGGACTACTTCACTGATCTCGGCTTTCCTTGCCCTGAACTCACAAATCCCTGTGACCATTACA TGGATCTGGCGACGGTGGATACAACAACCGACAACACTGAAAACAGGACTTCCGACATCTCCGACAGTCTGGTTGCGGCCTACGCCCGCCATGCTGCATCTGCAAGTCTGGAAGACATAAGCGCTGATAGTAATACAAAGAAGTCCGGATTCGACCCTATCGATGCagcatttaaaacaaacaattacaACCCCGGCCAGCTAAAACAGTTTTCGGTGCTTTTCAA ccGGTCAATGAGGAATATAGTAGAGGACTATGCACTACTCTTGATCCAGTTCCTGCAAGCTCTCTCCATGTCCCTCATCCTCGGATTTGTATTCTTCGAGCTCAAGAGGGACCAGCTGTCTTTGAGGGACCACTTTGGCttgctctatatgatcagcgtCATGTACCCATACATGATCGTCCTGGATGTCATAGGACAGT gtCACAAAGAAAGACGTTATTTGTATTTTGAGCTTCAAGATAAACTGTATTCTGTGGGGGCTTACTATTTTGCGAAG TTACTGAGTGAGCTGCCATTCCACACGTTCTACGTGACTGTGTATACAATACCTATGTACTTCCTCGCCGACTTGGAACAGGACCCATGGATCTTCCTCAAAGTCTTCGCCATCGTCTTCATCTCCGTTTACTGTTCACGTAGCCTTGCTATGTTCTCAGCATCTCTAATGCCAACTTTTCAAATTTCGGGATTTTTTGCACAAAGTTTCTTTTCCATCTTCATCATGTCGGCCGGCTTCTTCATCAACCTCGATAACATCCTCTTCT GGTTAAGATGGGTGGCGGACGTGTCGTATCTCCGCTGGGGGTTCGAGGGTTTGTGTCTGGTTGTAGTGTCACCCCTTAACTTCACCTGTGACGGGATCCCAGAGGCGTTCTGTGTGCAGACGGGCGAGGAAGCCATGTCCATGTATGCGTTCAGAGATGAACAAGTCTGGGAAGCAGTAGTCGGAATAGGTGGTTCCATCTTTGTCTTCTTGTCACTATATTTTGTGGGACTGAAGTACATCCCACAAAAACCACACGAGGCCTGA